The following proteins are co-located in the Hevea brasiliensis isolate MT/VB/25A 57/8 chromosome 11, ASM3005281v1, whole genome shotgun sequence genome:
- the LOC110655084 gene encoding serine/threonine-protein kinase VPS15 — protein MGNKIARTTQVSASEYYLHDLPSSYNLVLKEVLGRGRFFKSILCKHDEGLVLVKVYFKRGDPINLREYERRLEHIKETFLALDHPHVWPFQFWQETDKAAYLLRQYFFNNLHDRLSTRPFLSPVEKKWLAFQLLLAVKQCHDKGICHGDIKCENVLVTSWNWLYLADFASFKPTYIPYDDPSDFSFFFDTGGRRLCYLAPERFYEHGGEMQVAQDAPLRPSMDIFAAGCVIAELFLEGQQLFELSQLLAYRRGQYDPSQHLEKIPDSGIRKMILHMIQLEPEARLSAESYLQNYAAVVFPTYFSPFLHNFYCCWNPLHSDMRVAMCQSVFHEILKQMLSDRTREEIETGLVTSVNGMSGKLALEMVEKPNLDLAMDSRKREKTEKGFVRDQYKLLGDISTLLGDVKQSNDYSGVKLGPESTPNSVFSQDIKQCGMQSPGELLQAISNAFRKNDHPFLKKITMDDLNSVMSEYDSQSDTFGMPFLPIPEDGMKCEGMVLIASLLCSSIRNVKLPHLRRGAILLLKSSSLYIDDEDRLQRVLPYVIAMLSDPAAIVRCAALETLCDILPLVRDFPPSDAKIFPEYILPMLSMLPDDPEESVRICYASNIAKLALTAYGFLIHSISLSEAGVLDEMTSARKSLASSNETSGQLQRVNNNSQLGQLRKSIAEVVQELVMGPKQTPNIRRALLQDIGNLCCFFGQRQSNDFLLPILPAFLNDRDEQLRALFYGKIVYVCFFVGQRSVEEYLLPYIEQALSDQTEAVIVNALDCLAILCKRGFLRKQTLLEMIEHAFPLLCYPSQWVRRSAVTFIAASSENLGAVDSYVFLVPVIRSFLRRQPASLASEKSLLLCLKPPVSRQVFNQILENARSSDMLERQRKIWYNSSAQSKQWETTDVLKREDGELNSIKSWSDKKVGPETQKHDVDALEQLEDGEAKLRAMGFVSSVSSMVDIRDPLCPEKLHFSGYMSPQVGGVNSFIHDKSSEGIPLYSFSMDRRAVKIPPAASDSSLRMNSLGIGSSYIPWMDPVNKSFSLASSVPAPKLVSGSFNISNGSKQFYRVVHEPESRENDQTTYVNSKFQDMGLSGGTKGGSFTVEDASAPTDLTGLPSFSRTTSIPDSGWRPRGVLVAHLQEHRSAVNDIAISNDHSLFVSASDDSTVKVWDSRKLEKDISFRSRLTYHLEGSRALCTVMLRNFPQVVVGACDGSMHVFSVDHISRGLGNVVEKYSGIADIKKKDIKEGAILSLLNYTADNSASQIVMYSTQNCGIHLWDVRANANAWTLKAVPEEGYVSSLVTGPCGNWFVSGSSRGVLTLWDLRFLIPVNSWQYSLACPIEKMCLFVPPPNVTVSNTARPLIYVAAGCSEVSLWNAENGSCHQVLRLANYDNDTEMSETPWALARPSSKTNSKPDIRRNVNPKYRVDELSDPPSRLSGIRSMLPLPGGDLLTGGTDLKIRRWDHCSPERSYCVSGPNLNGVGNDDIFEIRSSFGVQVVQETKRRHLTTKLTAKAVLAAAATDSAGCHRDSILSLASVKLNQRLLISSSRDGAIKVWK, from the exons TTTGAGGCAATATTTCTTCAATAATCTTCATGATCGGTTGAGTACTCGGCCTTTCCTCAGTCCAGTGGAGAAAAAATGGTTGGCTTTTCAG TTACTTCTTGCTGTGAAACAGTGCCATGATAAGGGTATTTGCCATG GTGACATTAAGTGTGAGAATGTGCTGGTCACTTCCTGGAATTGGCTTTATCTGGCTGACTTTGCATCATTTAAACCAACTTACATTCCCTATGATGATCCTTCGGATTTCTCATTCTTTTTTGACACTGGAGGAAGGAGGCTCTGTTATCTTGCacctgag AGATTTTATGAACATGGAGGTGAGATGCAAGTTGCTCAGGATGCACCATTAAGGCCCTCCATGGACATCTTTGCTGCAGG GTGTGTAATTGCAGAGCTTTTCCTTGAGGGTCAGCAACTGTTTGAACTCTCCCAGCTTCTTGCTTATCGCAGAGGACAGTATGATCCTAGCCAACATCTTGAAAAg ATCCCAGATTCTGGAATCCGAAAGATGATTCTTCATATGATCCAGTTGGAACCAGAGGCACGACTTTCTGCTGAAAGCTACCTGCAAAATTATGCTGCTGTCGTGTTTCCGACCTACTTCTCACCATTTCTACATAATTTCTACTGCTGCTGGAATCCTCTTCATTCTGATATGAGG GTTGCGATGTGCCAGAGTGTTTTCCATGAAATACTTAAGCAAATGTTGAGTGATAGAACCAGAGAGGAAATAGAAACTGGACTAGTGACATCCGTGAATGGCATGAGTGGTAAACTAGCGCTAGAGATGGTTGAAAAACCAAACTTGGACTTGGCAATGGACtcaagaaagagagaaaagacaGAGAAGGGTTTCGTTCGTGATCAATACAAACTTCTCGGTGATATCAGTACCCTTCTTGGGGATGTAAAACAAAGTAATGACTACTCTGGTGTGAAGTTGGGGCCTGAGAGTACACCCAATTCTGTATTTTCCCAGGACATCAAGCAATGTGGCATGCAGTCACCTGGCGAGCTTCTTCAAGCAATCTCCAATGCATTTAGGAAAAATGATCATCCCTTTCTGAAAAAGATCACAATGGATGATTTGAATTCAGTGATGTCTGAGTATGACAGTCAATCAGATACCTTTGGCATGCCTTTTTTACCAATACCTGAGGATGGTATGAAATGTGAAGGTATGGTTCTGATTGCCTCTCTCCTCTGTTCCAGCATACGCAATGTCAAATTGCCGCATTTAAGGAGAGGGGCTATACTTTTGCTGAAGTCTTCATCATTATATATTGATGATGAAGACCGCTTGCAGCGTGTACTACCATATGTTATTGCTATGCTTTCTGATCCAGCAGCAATAGTGCGTTGTGCTGCACTGGAGACTTTGTGTGACATTTTACCATTAGTTCGTGATTTTCCTCCTAGTGATGCTAAAATATTCCCTGAATATATTCTTCCAATGCTTTCCATGCTTCCTGATGATCCAGAGGAGAGTGTGAGAATATGTTATGCTAGCAATATAGCTAAGCTGGCACTAACTGCTTATGGTTTCTTGATTCACTCAATAAGCTTGAGTGAGGCGGGTGTTCTTGATGAAATGACTTCAGCACGGAAGTCACTGGCATCATCCAATGAGACATCTGGACAGCTGCAGAGAGTAAATAATAATTCCCAGCTTGGACAATTGAGGAAATCCATTGCTGAGGTTGTTCAAGAACTTGTGATGGGTCCAAAACAAACTCCAAATATCAGGAGAGCACTCCTGCAGGACATTGGCAACCTGTGCTGCTTCTTTGGCCAGAGACAGAGTAATGACTTTCTTTTACCTATCCTTCCTGCATTTCTCAATGATCGGGATGAGCAGCTAAGGGCATTATTTTATGGAAAGATTGTATATGTCTGCTTCTTTGTGGGACAAAGAAGTGTGGAGGAGTATCTTCTACCCTACATTGAGCAGGCTTTAAGTGATCAAACTGAGGCTGTCATTGTTAATGCACTGGACTGTTTGGCGATCCTTTGTAAACGTGGCTTCTTGCGGAAGCAGACACTGCTTGAAATGATAGAACATGCCTTTCCATTGTTGTGTTATCCAAGTCAATGGGTCAGAAGGTCAGCCGTCACTTTCATTGCAGCCAGCAGTGAGAACTTAGGTGCAGTGGATTCCTATGTTTTCCTTGTACCAGTTATACGCTCTTTCCTTCGCAGACAACCTGCTTCCCTAGCTTCTGAGAAGTCTCTGCTTTTATGTTTGAAGCCTCCTGTCTCAAGGCAGGTATTTAACCAGATTTTGGAAAATGCTAGAAGTTCAGACATGTTGGAGAGACAGAGAAAAATATGGTACAATTCATCAGCACAGTCCAAACAATGGGAAACTACTGATGTACTCAAAAGAGAGGATGGGGAACTAAATTCAATAAAGAGTTGGTCTGACAAGAAAGTGGGTCCTGAGACTCAAAAACATGATGTTGATGCATTGGAGCAGCTGGAGGATGGTGAGGCAAAGTTGAGAGCTATGGGCTTTGTGAGCAGTGTTTCTAGTATGGTCGACATTCGTGATCCTCTATGCCCAGAAAAGTTACATTTCTCTGGCTACATGTCTCCACAGGTTGGTGGTGTTAATAGCTTCATACATGATAAGTCCTCAGAGGGCATACCTTTGTATTCTTTTAGCATGGACAGGCGAGCAGTAAAAATTCCTCCTGCAGCTTCCGATTCTTCATTGCGAATGAACTCCCTTGGAATTGGTTCATCTTACATTCCTTGGATGGATCCAGTGAATAAATCGTTTAGCTTGGCCAGTTCAGTTCCTGCACCTAAGCTGGTTTCTGGATCATTCAACATCAGTAATGGATCTAAACAGTTCTACAGAGTAGTACATGAACCAGAGAGCAGGGAAAATGATCAAACAACATATGTTAATAGTAAATTTCAGGATATGGGATTATCTGGTGGAACAAAGGGAGGTTCTTTTACGGTGGAAGATGCTTCTGCTCCAACTGATCTAACTGGATTGCCATCCTTTTCTCGGACCACATCAATACCAGACTCAGGTTGGAGACCTCGTGGGGTGTTGGTAGCACACCTGCAGGAGCACCGTTCTGCTGTCAATGATATTGCAATTTCAAATGATCATAGCCTGTTTGTGAGTGCATCTGATGATTCAACTGTCAAGGTGTGGGATTCAAGAAAGTTGGAAAAGGACATCTCGTTTAGATCAAGGCTGACTTATCACCTGGAAGGGAGCCGAGCACTTTGCACTGTAATGCTGCGTAACTTTCCTCAAGTAGTAGTTGGAGCATGCGATGGCTCGATGCATGTATTTTCTGTTGATCACATATCCAGGGGCCTTGGCAATGTTGTTGAGAAGTATTCAGGTATTGCTGATATAAAAAAGAAGGATATTAAGGAAGGTGCAATACTTAGCCTTTTGAACTACACTGCTGATAACAGTGCTAGTCAGATTGTTATGTACAGTACTCAAAATTGTGGAATCCATCTCTGGGATGTTAGAGCAAATGCAAATGCCTGGACATTAAAAGCTGTTCCTGAGGAAGGTTATGTGTCTTCTCTGGTAACAGGCCCGTGTGGGAATTGGTTTGTCTCAGGATCTTCTAGGGGTGTGCTTACACTATGGGATCTAAGGTTTCTTATACCTGTGAACTCATGGCAGTATTCTCTTGCATGCCCCATAGAGAAGATGTGCCTTTTTGTTCCTCCTCCAAATGTCACTGTATCTAATACTGCACGGCCCCTGATATATGTTGCCGCTGGTTGCAGTGAAGTTTCTTTATGGAATGCTGAGAATGGGAGCTGTCACCAG GTACTGAGGCTGGCAAATTATGACAATGATACTGAAATGTCTGAGACACCATGGGCCTTAGCCAGACCATCCAGTAAGACAAACTCTAAACCGGATATAAGGCGGAATGTCAATCCAAAGTATAGAGTTGATGAGCTAAGTGATCCTCCTTCCCGTCTTTCTGGTATCCGTTCAATGCTTCCCTTACCTGGGGGTGATTTGTTGACTGGAGGTACTGACTTGAAGATACGTCGATGGGATCATTGCAG CCCGGAACGAAGTTACTGTGTTAGTGGGCCAAATTTGAATGGAGTTGGAAATGATGATATATTTGAAATAAGATCAAGTTTTGGAGTGCAAGTTGTGCAG GAGACAAAAAGAAGACATCTAACTACCAAGTTGACAGCAAAGGCAGTTCTAGCAGCAGCTGCTACTGATTCTGCTGGCTGCCACAGGGATTCCATCCTCTCTTTGGCTTCTGTCAAGTTGAACCAGAGACTTTTGATTTCAAGCAGTAGAGATGGGGCTATCAAGGTTTGGAAGTAA
- the LOC110655086 gene encoding probable pectinesterase 53, with amino-acid sequence MTPFSKFYFLLLILVQKKEKKEEEMSKSHNVFYIFFLFILLHNSGLSLGHSKGIRPRKSPGNLPTINETRVQFSEQQFMKWVKFVGSLKHSLFKAGKNKLFPSYNLVVDKNPAAGDFTSIQDAIDSLPFINLVRVVIKVHAGVYKEKVNIPPLKSFITIEGAGADKTIVQWGDTAQTPGAKGQPMGTYNSATFAVNSPYFIAKNITFKNTTPVPPPGAIGKQAVAFRISADTAVFLGCRFLGAQDTLYDHLGRHYYKDCYIEGSVDFIFGNGLSLFEGCHVHAIAQNIGALTAQGRGSILEDTGFSFVNCKVTGSGALYLGRAWGPFSRVVFAYTYMDNVIIPKGWYNWGDPTREMTVFYGQYKCTGPGASFAGRVSWCRELTDQEAKPFISLSFIDGSEWIKI; translated from the exons ATGACACCCTTCTCCAAATTTTACTTTCTTCTTCTCATTCTTGTtcagaaaaaagagaaaaaagaagaagaaatgtcaAAATCTCATAATGTTTTctacatcttctttctttttattcTCCTTCATAATTCAGGCCTCTCATTAGGCCATTCAAAAGGAATTAGACCCCGGAAGTCTCCTGGGAATCTTCCAACAATAAACGAGACTAGAGTCCAGTTCTCTGAACAGCAATTCATGAAGTGGGTCAAGTTTGTTGGCAGCTTAAAGCACTCCCTTTTCAAGGCAGGAAAGAATAAGCTCTTTCCTTCTTATAATCTTGTTGTGGACAAGAATCCAGCAGCTGGAGATTTTACATCCATTCAAGACGCTATTGATTCTCTTCCATTCATTAATCTTGTGAGAGTGGTCATCAAGGTCCATGCAGGAGTTTACAA AGAGAAAGTTAATATACCTCCCTTAAAATCCTTCATAACCATAGAAGGAGCAGGAGCAGATAAAACAATTGTACAATGGGGAGACACTGCTCAAACACCAGGGGCGAAAGGGCAACCTATGGGGACCTACAATTCTGCAACTTTTGCTGTGAATTCACCTTATTTTATTGCCAAGAACATTACATTCAAG AATACAACACCAGTGCCACCACCAGGAGCAATAGGAAAGCAAGCAGTAGCATTTAGAATATCAGCAGATACAGCAGTTTTCTTGGGGTGTAGATTCTTAGGAGCACAGGACACACTATATGATCATCTGGGCAGGCATTATTACAAGGATTGTTACATTGAAGGTTCTGTGGACTTCATCTTTGGGAATGGCTTGTCTTTATTTGAG GGTTGTCACGTGCATGCAATAGCACAGAATATTGGAGCTCTAACAGCACAAGGAAGAGGCAGTATCCTGGAGGACACGGGGTTTTCATTCGTGAACTGTAAGGTCACGGGGTCAGGAGCTCTGTACCTTGGAAGGGCATGGGGTCCTTTTTCAAGAGTCGTGTTTGCTTACACTTACATGGACAACGTTATCATACCTAAAGGCTGGTATAACTGGGGAGACCCTACCCGTGAAAT GACTGTGTTCTATGGGCAATACAAGTGCACAGGACCAGGAGCTAGCTTCGCAGGGAGAGTCTCATGGTGTAGAGAACTCACTGATCAGGAGGCTAAGCCTTTTATTTCCCTCAGCTTCATTGATGGGTCTGAATGGATCAAAATATAA